One region of Carya illinoinensis cultivar Pawnee chromosome 8, C.illinoinensisPawnee_v1, whole genome shotgun sequence genomic DNA includes:
- the LOC122318822 gene encoding probable disease resistance protein At4g27220 isoform X2, which produces MEIVISIAAKIAEYTVAPVGQWLSYSFHYNSNIENLKNQEKNLQHAQERVQQSVDDALSNGQKIYFDVSKWLIDVDRITELATRKLREIEEAGTRSSNVACLNLKHRHQLSREAKKMMENIAKLLEFGNFDGVSYFPASKGMKMTRKMDYMAMESRMILVKGILEALGNADIDKIGLWGMPGVGKSTLMKEIARQAREEKLFTEVVMTDVTNNSDVRCIQGEIADMLGLKFDQETVKGRANHLQQRLSKDKNILVILDDIWKAFDLQEIGIPSKGCKVVMTSRYRDVLISGMGTLKAIHELKILRKEEAWNLFEKMAGDSVKDRLEVRDIATKIAEKCAGLPIALVTVSKALKNKSLVIWKDALMQLTRPTPEHDTEIWSPVYSCIQLSYEHLDGEEAVKSLFLLCARQGYYISYRDLLRYGFGLGLFLNIYTLKAARNKLESLVSNLLDSCLLLESPHSSEEFYMHDLVRDVATIIASKNHNMFVMRDDGRQKAWPDVDALNRCEALSIHGGDIDKHPTKMECPKLRFFDVNCKDSRNLKIPDIFFQGMEKLKVLSLRNIQLSSLFLLTNLQTLCLDGCMLGDIHGIGELKNLVILSLAYSDISNLPREIGLLTRLQLLDLSNCSRLRVIPPNVLSSLVNLEELYMQKINVQWGVEGPNNEGINASLAELKELSHLITIEIDIPDANNLPKDFLNEKFERYKICIGDIRDPFLLGEAAFSRMLKLKLNMSFQLDFGIKMLLKRIEYLYLDELNTTKSVLYELDREDFQQLKHFHIQNNVNKKLIPELKTQAVAFPILETFVLKDMINLEEICQGNLPLESFKNLKVLKVENCEKLRFIFSSSIARDLSLLEELNIIRCNNMGAIFVKEEEDRIKDQGDMMLFSRLQTLVLKDLPKLMGFLSTKDSFMTDCRETNSEGNHDLQLSLLHHYHQISFPRLRKLHLEGLPKIKHVWSKEPQTMFRFQALHDIYVGKCESLTSLFPAWVLGCLEKLKKIEIYDCRVEEIVAAEEGEVVARTLMFPRVTSLNLRNLQRLKWFYKGVHVSKWPILKEIKIERCEEVEIFASEVVSFEETVEEIQSEMSIKQPLFLVDKRSFPSLETLHIRNMDKLEIIFEKLEGQNSKEPQVSIISRSEIEESEAATHFVSNVIFPNLKGSDMEGEYPETVFNFQNLREIHVVRCGSLKSLFPISVINCLEQLQVVEIKDCGVEEIVAVEGGGGEAVARMLEFPQVTNLNLISLKRLKWFYKGVHVTKWPMLKEMEIERCEEVEIFSSGLVSFEETVEERRSTEMSIKQPLFYVDEVAFPSLKRLFMINLPKIRHVWSEDPKTVFNFQNLQEIRAKRCESLKSFFPTSIVSCLEQLKTLWIEDCGVEAIVAGGGGEPVAQVLVFPRVTNLELTNLKRLKWFYKGVHVSKWPMLEKMCIEGCEKVEIFASGLKSFQETIEKRQPGMSIEQPLFLVDEQSFSSLKRLIIRYMDKLEIIWQWQDQVAEISFSNIQDMQVDYRA; this is translated from the exons ATGGAGATCGTTATTTCAATTGCAGCGAAAATAGCAGAGTACACTGTTGCACCTGTTGGACAGTGGCTATCCTATTCATTTCACTACAATAGTAACATAGAGAATCTGAAGAATCAGGAAAAGAATCTGCAACATGCTCAAGAAAGGGTGCAACAGTCTGTTGATGATGCTTTAAGCAATGGtcagaaaatttattttgatgttagCAAGTGGTTGATAGATGTAGATCGTATTACAGAATTGGCCACCAGAAAACTTCGTGAAATCGAAGAAGCAGGTACAAGGAGCTCTAATGTGGCATGCCTAAACTTGAAACATCGACATCAATTAAGTCGGGAAGcaaagaaaatgatggaaaatattgccaaacttcttgaatttggaaattttgATGGAGTTTCCTATTTTCCTGCTTCAAAAGGAATGAAGATGACAAGAAAGATGGATTATATGGCCATGGAGTCGAGAATGATATTGGTGAAGGGCATTTTGGAGGCATTGGGAAATGCTGATATTGACAAGATTGGGTTGTGGGGGATGCCTGGAGTTGGAAAGAGTACTCTAATGAAAGAAATTGCCAGACAAGCCAGGGAAGAAAAGTTATTCACTGAGGTGGTTATGACAGATGTGACAAATAACTCAGATGTAAGGTGTATTCAGGGAGAGATTGCTGACATGCTAGGTCTAAAGTTTGATCAAGAAACTGTAAAAGGGAGAGCAAATCATCTGCAACAGAGGCTATCAAAAGACAAGAATATACTTGTTATCCTAGATGATATATGGAAGGCGTTTGATTTACAGGAAATAGGAATTCCTTCCAAAGGATGCAAAGTGGTAATGACATCCAGATATCGTGATGTATTAATTAGTGGAATGGGCACCCTAAAAGCTATTCATGAACTTAAAATTTTAAGGAAAGAAGAAGCATGGAACTTATTTGAGAAGATGGCGGGCGATTCTGTCAAAGATCGGCTTGAAGTGAGAGACATAGCAACAAAGATAGCTGAAAAGTGCGCAGGTCTTCCTATTGCACTTGTAACAGTTTCAAAggcattaaaaaataagagtttGGTTATATGGAAGGATGCCCTAATGCAACTAACAAGACCCACTCCAGAACATGACACAGAAATATGGTCACCTGTCTATTCTTGTATACAGCTGAGTTATGAACATCTTGATGGTGAAGAGGCTGTCAAATCGCTCTTTTTGCTTTGTGCTCGACAAGGTTACTACATTTCCTATCGGGACTTGTTGAGATATGGCTTCGGTTTGGGTTTATTCCTTAACATTTATACATTGaaagcagcaagaaacaaactAGAAAGTTTAGTTAGTAATCTCCTAGATTCTTGTTTGCTACTAGAAAGTCCACATAGCTCCGAGGAATTTTACATGCATGATCTTGTTCGTGATGTTGCTACAATAATTGCGTCAAAGAATCATAATATGTTTGTCATGAGAGATGATGGTAGGCAAAAAGCATGGCCAGATGTGGATGCACTAAATAGATGTGAGGCACTCTCTATTCATGGTGGAGATATCGATAAACATCCCACTAAAATGGAATGTCCTAAATTGAGATTCTTTGATGTCAACTGTAAAGACTCACGTAATTTGAAAATCCCAGACATTTTCTTCCAAGGGATGGAGAAGCTCAAAGTTCTGAGTTTGAGAAATATACAACTTTCATCACTTTTTCTACTTACAAACCTACAAACATTGTGTCTAGATGGATGTATGTTGGGAGATATTCATGGGATTGGAGAACTCAAGAATTTAGTAATTCTTAGTCTTGCTTATTCTGACATTTCAAATCTGCCAAGAGAAATAGGGTTGTTGACTCGTTTGCAGTTATTGGATTTGAGCAATTGTTCCAGACTTAGAGTGATTCCTCCTAACGTCTTGTCAAGCTTGGTCAACTTAGAAGAGTTGTATATGCAAAAAATCAATGTCCAATGGGGGGTTGAAGGACCCAACAATGAAGGAATAAATGCTAGCCTTGCAGAGCTAAAGGAATTGTCACACTTGATCACCATAGAGATAGATATTCCGGATGCCAACAATCTAccgaaagattttttaaatgaaaagttTGAGAGATACAAAATATGCATTGGAGATATCCGGGATCCCTTTCTTTTGGGGGAGGCGGCCTTCTCAAGAATGTTAAAACTCAAACTGAATATGAGCTTCCAATTGGACTTTGGCATCAAAATGCTATTGAAAAGGATAGAATATCTTTATTTAGACGAGTTGAACACTACTAAGAGTGTCTTATATGAATTAGATAGAGAAGATTTTCAACAACTGAAGCATTTCCATATCCAAAACAATGTTAATAAGAAGCTAATCCCTGAGTTGAAGACACAGGCTGTTGCCTTTCCTATCCTGGAGACATTTGTTTTGAAAGATATGATTAACTTGGAAGAAATTTGTCAGGGCAATCTTCCATTGGAATCTTTCAAAAACTTGAAAGTTTTAAAGGTGGAAAACTGTGAGAAATTAAGATTTATCTTCTCATCATCTATAGCCAGAGACCTTTCACTACTTGAAGAATTGAACATAATAAGATGCAACAACATGGGTGCAATATttgtgaaagaagaagaagacagaaTAAAAGATCAGGGAGATATGATGTTGTTCAGTCGACTTCAAACCTTAGTGCTAAAGGATCTTCCAAAGCTCATGGGCTTCCTAAGCACAAAAGATTCATTCATGACTGATTGTAGAGAAACCAATTCGGAGGGCAACCATGATCTTCAGCTGTCGCTTCTACATCATTATCATCAG ATTAGCTTCCCTCGTTTGAGAAAACTGCATCTGGAAGGTCTACCCAAAATAAAGCATGTTTGGAGTAAAGAACCCCAGACAATGTTCAGGTTTCAAGCTttacatgatatatatgttgGGAAATGCGAGAGCCTGACAAGTTTATTTCCAGCCTGGGTCCTTGGATGTCTcgagaaattgaagaaaattgaaatttatgATTGTAGAGTGGAGGAAATTGTTGCAGCAGAAGAAGGAGAAGTAGTAGCAAGGACGTTGATGTTCCCCCGAGTAACTTCCTTGAATCTTAGAAATTTACAAAGACTCAAGTGGTTTTACAAAGGAGTGCATGTTTCAAAATGGCCGATACTGAAAgagattaaaattgaaagatGCGAGGAAGTTGAGATATTTGCTTCAGAAGTTGTGAGCTTTGAAGAAACAGTTGAAGAGATACAGTCAGAGATGTCCATCAAACAACCCCTTTTCTTGGTGGATAAG CGCTCGTTCCCCAGCTTGGAGACGTTGCACATTCGGAACATGGATAAGTtggaaattatatttgaaaagctGGAGGGGCAAAATAGTAAAGAACCACAAGTTTCAATAATCTCAAGATCGGAGATAGAAGAAAGTGAAGCAGCCACACATTTTGTGTCAAAT GTTATCTTCCCTAACTTGAAAGGATCGGATATGGAGGGTGAATATCCCGAAAcagttttcaattttcaaaatctacGAGAAATACATGTTGTGAGATGTGGGAGTCTAAAAAGTTTATTTCCAATCTCGGTCATTAATTGTCTCGAGCAATTGCAAGTAGTTGAGATTAAGGATTGTGGGGTGGAGGAAATTGTTGCAgttgaaggaggaggaggagaagcagTAGCAAGGATGTTGGAGTTCCCTCAAGTAACTAATTTGAATCTTATAAGTTTAAAGAGACTCAAGTGGTTTTACAAAGGAGTGCATGTTACAAAATGGCCGATGCTGAAAGAGATGGAAATTGAAAGATGTGAGGAAGTTGAGATATTTTCTTCAGGACTTGTGAGTTTTGAAGAAACAGTTGAAGAGAGGCGGTCTACTGAGATGTCAATCAAACAACCACTTTTCTATGTGGATGAG GTTGCCTTTCCTAGCTTGAAAAGACTGTTTATGATTAATCTACCCAAGATAAGGCACGTATGGAGTGAAGATCCCAAAAcggttttcaattttcaaaatttgcaagAAATACGTGCTAAGAGATGTGAGAGTTTGAAAAGTTTCTTTCCAACCTCCATCGTTAGCTGCCTTGAGCAATTGAAAACACTTTGGATTGAGGATTGTGGGGTGGAGGCAATTGTTGCAGGTGGAGGAGGAGAGCCAGTAGCACAGGTGTTGGTGTTCCCTCGAGTAACTAATTTGGaacttacaaatttaaagagactCAAGTGGTTTTACAAAGGAGTGCATGTTTCAAAATGGCCCATGTTGGAAAAGATGTGCATTGAAGGATGTGAGAAAGTAGAGATATTTGCTTCAGGACTCAAGAGCTTTCAAGAAACAATTGAAAAGAGGCAGCCTGGAATGTCCATTGAACAACCCCTTTTCTTGGTGGATGAG CAATCGTTTTCGAGCTTGAAGAGGTTGATCATTCGGTACATGGATAAGTTGGAAATTATATGGCAATGGCAGGATCAAGTCGCCGAGATTTCTTTTTCCAATATTCAAGATATGCAGGTTGATTATCGTGCATAG
- the LOC122318822 gene encoding probable disease resistance protein At4g27220 isoform X1, whose protein sequence is MEIVISIAAKIAEYTVAPVGQWLSYSFHYNSNIENLKNQEKNLQHAQERVQQSVDDALSNGQKIYFDVSKWLIDVDRITELATRKLREIEEAGTRSSNVACLNLKHRHQLSREAKKMMENIAKLLEFGNFDGVSYFPASKGMKMTRKMDYMAMESRMILVKGILEALGNADIDKIGLWGMPGVGKSTLMKEIARQAREEKLFTEVVMTDVTNNSDVRCIQGEIADMLGLKFDQETVKGRANHLQQRLSKDKNILVILDDIWKAFDLQEIGIPSKGCKVVMTSRYRDVLISGMGTLKAIHELKILRKEEAWNLFEKMAGDSVKDRLEVRDIATKIAEKCAGLPIALVTVSKALKNKSLVIWKDALMQLTRPTPEHDTEIWSPVYSCIQLSYEHLDGEEAVKSLFLLCARQGYYISYRDLLRYGFGLGLFLNIYTLKAARNKLESLVSNLLDSCLLLESPHSSEEFYMHDLVRDVATIIASKNHNMFVMRDDGRQKAWPDVDALNRCEALSIHGGDIDKHPTKMECPKLRFFDVNCKDSRNLKIPDIFFQGMEKLKVLSLRNIQLSSLFLLTNLQTLCLDGCMLGDIHGIGELKNLVILSLAYSDISNLPREIGLLTRLQLLDLSNCSRLRVIPPNVLSSLVNLEELYMQKINVQWGVEGPNNEGINASLAELKELSHLITIEIDIPDANNLPKDFLNEKFERYKICIGDIRDPFLLGEAAFSRMLKLKLNMSFQLDFGIKMLLKRIEYLYLDELNTTKSVLYELDREDFQQLKHFHIQNNVNKKLIPELKTQAVAFPILETFVLKDMINLEEICQGNLPLESFKNLKVLKVENCEKLRFIFSSSIARDLSLLEELNIIRCNNMGAIFVKEEEDRIKDQGDMMLFSRLQTLVLKDLPKLMGFLSTKDSFMTDCRETNSEGNHDLQLSLLHHYHQISFPRLRKLHLEGLPKIKHVWSKEPQTMFRFQALHDIYVGKCESLTSLFPAWVLGCLEKLKKIEIYDCRVEEIVAAEEGEVVARTLMFPRVTSLNLRNLQRLKWFYKGVHVSKWPILKEIKIERCEEVEIFASEVVSFEETVEEIQSEMSIKQPLFLVDKRSFPSLETLHIRNMDKLEIIFEKLEGQNSKEPQVSIISRSEIEESEAATHFVSNVIFPNLKGSDMEGEYPETVFNFQNLREIHVVRCGSLKSLFPISVINCLEQLQVVEIKDCGVEEIVAVEGGGGEAVARMLEFPQVTNLNLISLKRLKWFYKGVHVTKWPMLKEMEIERCEEVEIFSSGLVSFEETVEERRSTEMSIKQPLFYVDELSFPSLETLYISNMDSLEIIFGELEGQNGKESQVLIFSGSGIEENGATIHSVSTVAFPSLKRLFMINLPKIRHVWSEDPKTVFNFQNLQEIRAKRCESLKSFFPTSIVSCLEQLKTLWIEDCGVEAIVAGGGGEPVAQVLVFPRVTNLELTNLKRLKWFYKGVHVSKWPMLEKMCIEGCEKVEIFASGLKSFQETIEKRQPGMSIEQPLFLVDEQSFSSLKRLIIRYMDKLEIIWQWQDQVAEISFSNIQDMQVDYRA, encoded by the exons ATGGAGATCGTTATTTCAATTGCAGCGAAAATAGCAGAGTACACTGTTGCACCTGTTGGACAGTGGCTATCCTATTCATTTCACTACAATAGTAACATAGAGAATCTGAAGAATCAGGAAAAGAATCTGCAACATGCTCAAGAAAGGGTGCAACAGTCTGTTGATGATGCTTTAAGCAATGGtcagaaaatttattttgatgttagCAAGTGGTTGATAGATGTAGATCGTATTACAGAATTGGCCACCAGAAAACTTCGTGAAATCGAAGAAGCAGGTACAAGGAGCTCTAATGTGGCATGCCTAAACTTGAAACATCGACATCAATTAAGTCGGGAAGcaaagaaaatgatggaaaatattgccaaacttcttgaatttggaaattttgATGGAGTTTCCTATTTTCCTGCTTCAAAAGGAATGAAGATGACAAGAAAGATGGATTATATGGCCATGGAGTCGAGAATGATATTGGTGAAGGGCATTTTGGAGGCATTGGGAAATGCTGATATTGACAAGATTGGGTTGTGGGGGATGCCTGGAGTTGGAAAGAGTACTCTAATGAAAGAAATTGCCAGACAAGCCAGGGAAGAAAAGTTATTCACTGAGGTGGTTATGACAGATGTGACAAATAACTCAGATGTAAGGTGTATTCAGGGAGAGATTGCTGACATGCTAGGTCTAAAGTTTGATCAAGAAACTGTAAAAGGGAGAGCAAATCATCTGCAACAGAGGCTATCAAAAGACAAGAATATACTTGTTATCCTAGATGATATATGGAAGGCGTTTGATTTACAGGAAATAGGAATTCCTTCCAAAGGATGCAAAGTGGTAATGACATCCAGATATCGTGATGTATTAATTAGTGGAATGGGCACCCTAAAAGCTATTCATGAACTTAAAATTTTAAGGAAAGAAGAAGCATGGAACTTATTTGAGAAGATGGCGGGCGATTCTGTCAAAGATCGGCTTGAAGTGAGAGACATAGCAACAAAGATAGCTGAAAAGTGCGCAGGTCTTCCTATTGCACTTGTAACAGTTTCAAAggcattaaaaaataagagtttGGTTATATGGAAGGATGCCCTAATGCAACTAACAAGACCCACTCCAGAACATGACACAGAAATATGGTCACCTGTCTATTCTTGTATACAGCTGAGTTATGAACATCTTGATGGTGAAGAGGCTGTCAAATCGCTCTTTTTGCTTTGTGCTCGACAAGGTTACTACATTTCCTATCGGGACTTGTTGAGATATGGCTTCGGTTTGGGTTTATTCCTTAACATTTATACATTGaaagcagcaagaaacaaactAGAAAGTTTAGTTAGTAATCTCCTAGATTCTTGTTTGCTACTAGAAAGTCCACATAGCTCCGAGGAATTTTACATGCATGATCTTGTTCGTGATGTTGCTACAATAATTGCGTCAAAGAATCATAATATGTTTGTCATGAGAGATGATGGTAGGCAAAAAGCATGGCCAGATGTGGATGCACTAAATAGATGTGAGGCACTCTCTATTCATGGTGGAGATATCGATAAACATCCCACTAAAATGGAATGTCCTAAATTGAGATTCTTTGATGTCAACTGTAAAGACTCACGTAATTTGAAAATCCCAGACATTTTCTTCCAAGGGATGGAGAAGCTCAAAGTTCTGAGTTTGAGAAATATACAACTTTCATCACTTTTTCTACTTACAAACCTACAAACATTGTGTCTAGATGGATGTATGTTGGGAGATATTCATGGGATTGGAGAACTCAAGAATTTAGTAATTCTTAGTCTTGCTTATTCTGACATTTCAAATCTGCCAAGAGAAATAGGGTTGTTGACTCGTTTGCAGTTATTGGATTTGAGCAATTGTTCCAGACTTAGAGTGATTCCTCCTAACGTCTTGTCAAGCTTGGTCAACTTAGAAGAGTTGTATATGCAAAAAATCAATGTCCAATGGGGGGTTGAAGGACCCAACAATGAAGGAATAAATGCTAGCCTTGCAGAGCTAAAGGAATTGTCACACTTGATCACCATAGAGATAGATATTCCGGATGCCAACAATCTAccgaaagattttttaaatgaaaagttTGAGAGATACAAAATATGCATTGGAGATATCCGGGATCCCTTTCTTTTGGGGGAGGCGGCCTTCTCAAGAATGTTAAAACTCAAACTGAATATGAGCTTCCAATTGGACTTTGGCATCAAAATGCTATTGAAAAGGATAGAATATCTTTATTTAGACGAGTTGAACACTACTAAGAGTGTCTTATATGAATTAGATAGAGAAGATTTTCAACAACTGAAGCATTTCCATATCCAAAACAATGTTAATAAGAAGCTAATCCCTGAGTTGAAGACACAGGCTGTTGCCTTTCCTATCCTGGAGACATTTGTTTTGAAAGATATGATTAACTTGGAAGAAATTTGTCAGGGCAATCTTCCATTGGAATCTTTCAAAAACTTGAAAGTTTTAAAGGTGGAAAACTGTGAGAAATTAAGATTTATCTTCTCATCATCTATAGCCAGAGACCTTTCACTACTTGAAGAATTGAACATAATAAGATGCAACAACATGGGTGCAATATttgtgaaagaagaagaagacagaaTAAAAGATCAGGGAGATATGATGTTGTTCAGTCGACTTCAAACCTTAGTGCTAAAGGATCTTCCAAAGCTCATGGGCTTCCTAAGCACAAAAGATTCATTCATGACTGATTGTAGAGAAACCAATTCGGAGGGCAACCATGATCTTCAGCTGTCGCTTCTACATCATTATCATCAG ATTAGCTTCCCTCGTTTGAGAAAACTGCATCTGGAAGGTCTACCCAAAATAAAGCATGTTTGGAGTAAAGAACCCCAGACAATGTTCAGGTTTCAAGCTttacatgatatatatgttgGGAAATGCGAGAGCCTGACAAGTTTATTTCCAGCCTGGGTCCTTGGATGTCTcgagaaattgaagaaaattgaaatttatgATTGTAGAGTGGAGGAAATTGTTGCAGCAGAAGAAGGAGAAGTAGTAGCAAGGACGTTGATGTTCCCCCGAGTAACTTCCTTGAATCTTAGAAATTTACAAAGACTCAAGTGGTTTTACAAAGGAGTGCATGTTTCAAAATGGCCGATACTGAAAgagattaaaattgaaagatGCGAGGAAGTTGAGATATTTGCTTCAGAAGTTGTGAGCTTTGAAGAAACAGTTGAAGAGATACAGTCAGAGATGTCCATCAAACAACCCCTTTTCTTGGTGGATAAG CGCTCGTTCCCCAGCTTGGAGACGTTGCACATTCGGAACATGGATAAGTtggaaattatatttgaaaagctGGAGGGGCAAAATAGTAAAGAACCACAAGTTTCAATAATCTCAAGATCGGAGATAGAAGAAAGTGAAGCAGCCACACATTTTGTGTCAAAT GTTATCTTCCCTAACTTGAAAGGATCGGATATGGAGGGTGAATATCCCGAAAcagttttcaattttcaaaatctacGAGAAATACATGTTGTGAGATGTGGGAGTCTAAAAAGTTTATTTCCAATCTCGGTCATTAATTGTCTCGAGCAATTGCAAGTAGTTGAGATTAAGGATTGTGGGGTGGAGGAAATTGTTGCAgttgaaggaggaggaggagaagcagTAGCAAGGATGTTGGAGTTCCCTCAAGTAACTAATTTGAATCTTATAAGTTTAAAGAGACTCAAGTGGTTTTACAAAGGAGTGCATGTTACAAAATGGCCGATGCTGAAAGAGATGGAAATTGAAAGATGTGAGGAAGTTGAGATATTTTCTTCAGGACTTGTGAGTTTTGAAGAAACAGTTGAAGAGAGGCGGTCTACTGAGATGTCAATCAAACAACCACTTTTCTATGTGGATGAG CTCTCATTCCCTAGCTTGGAGACACTGTACATTTCGAACATGGATTcgttagaaattatatttggagAGCTGGAGGGGCAAAATGGTAAAGAATCACAAGTTTTAATATTCTCAGGGTCAGGGATAGAAGAAAATGGAGCAACCATACATTCTGTGTCAACT GTTGCCTTTCCTAGCTTGAAAAGACTGTTTATGATTAATCTACCCAAGATAAGGCACGTATGGAGTGAAGATCCCAAAAcggttttcaattttcaaaatttgcaagAAATACGTGCTAAGAGATGTGAGAGTTTGAAAAGTTTCTTTCCAACCTCCATCGTTAGCTGCCTTGAGCAATTGAAAACACTTTGGATTGAGGATTGTGGGGTGGAGGCAATTGTTGCAGGTGGAGGAGGAGAGCCAGTAGCACAGGTGTTGGTGTTCCCTCGAGTAACTAATTTGGaacttacaaatttaaagagactCAAGTGGTTTTACAAAGGAGTGCATGTTTCAAAATGGCCCATGTTGGAAAAGATGTGCATTGAAGGATGTGAGAAAGTAGAGATATTTGCTTCAGGACTCAAGAGCTTTCAAGAAACAATTGAAAAGAGGCAGCCTGGAATGTCCATTGAACAACCCCTTTTCTTGGTGGATGAG CAATCGTTTTCGAGCTTGAAGAGGTTGATCATTCGGTACATGGATAAGTTGGAAATTATATGGCAATGGCAGGATCAAGTCGCCGAGATTTCTTTTTCCAATATTCAAGATATGCAGGTTGATTATCGTGCATAG